The Benincasa hispida cultivar B227 chromosome 9, ASM972705v1, whole genome shotgun sequence genome has a segment encoding these proteins:
- the LOC120086505 gene encoding transcription factor MYB78-like, translating to MDVKMRGFRSAEPQRTKEEDMADVRKGPWTAEEDSVLFNYVNYHGEGRWNAVARCTGLKRTGKSCRLRWLNYLRPSVRRGNITLQEQLLILELHFRWGNRWSKIAQYLPGRTDNEIKNYWRTRVQKQAKQLNCDVNSKQFRDAMRYVWMPRLLERIQASTDSTSTTVDVIQPPHPPLELTQLSPSGSSWINPHVAPTTSSSDSISDQVQLQVSSVSDVVENFNSVGTSEEDGMVMLMEHGCDGEAMNGWIGGGELLENGFWNEEDMWSFLQQQLGDDV from the exons atgGATGTTAAAATGAGAGGTTTTAGGTCTGCAGAACCTCAGAGGACAAAAGAGGAGGATATGGCCGACGTCCGGAAAGGCCCTTGGACGGCGGAGGAGGATTCAGTTCTATTCAATTACGTTAACTACCACGGCGAAGGCCGTTGGAACGCCGTTGCTCGTTGCACCG GGTTGAAGAGAACCGGAAAGAGTTGTAGATTGAGATGGTTAAATTATTTGAGACCGAGTGTTAGGCGTGGCAATATCACTCTCCAAGAACAGCTCTTGATTCTTGAACTCCATTTTCGCTGGGGCAACAG GTGGTCCAAAATAGCGCAATATTTACCGGGAAGAACagataatgaaataaaaaactatTGGAGAACAAGGGTTCAAAAGCAAGCTAAACAACTCAACTGTGACGTGAACAGCAAACAATTCCGTGACGCCATGCGATATGTGTGGATGCCTCGTTTGCTCGAACGTATCCAAGCCTCAACTGATTCAACCAGCACCACCGTCGACGTCATACAACCACCACACCCACCTCTGGAGTTGACCCAATTGTCACCATCTGGATCTAGTTGGATCAACCCTCATGTGGCTCCCACAACTTCATCGTCAGATTCTATATCTGATCAG gttcAACTTCAAGTTTCGTCTGTTTCAGACGTGGTAGAGAACTTTAACTCCGTAGGTACGAGTGAGGAGGACGGGATGGTGATGCTAATGGAACACGGCTGTGACGGAGAAGCGATGAACGGGTGGATAGGTGGCGGAGAGTTATTGGAGAATGGGTTTTGGAATGAAGAAGATATGTGGTCGTTCTTGCAACAACAATTGGGTGATGatgtttaa